One Streptosporangium sp. NBC_01495 DNA window includes the following coding sequences:
- a CDS encoding TatD family hydrolase, with protein sequence MRIFDPHIHMTSRTTDDYARMAAAGVLAIVEPAFWLGQPRTNPGSFTDYFDSLIGWEPYRAGQFGILHHATIALNPKEAGDPRCRPVLDLLPRYLEKDRVVAVGEIGYDSMTPDEDDAFERQLAMAVDHELPALVHTPHRDKAKGTQRTLDVVAASGIAPGRVAVDHLNEVTAGIVHDSGCWMGFSIYPETKMSPPRMVEILREHGLERVLVNSAADWGVSDPLLTLETGRAMLEAGFSEDDVDRVLWRNPVEFYAQSGRLDLSGVGAGAAEPTFEGSSIKRGGS encoded by the coding sequence ATGCGGATCTTCGACCCGCACATCCACATGACGTCGCGCACCACCGACGACTACGCCAGGATGGCCGCCGCCGGGGTGCTCGCCATCGTGGAGCCCGCCTTCTGGCTGGGCCAGCCCCGGACCAACCCCGGCTCGTTCACCGACTACTTCGACTCGCTGATCGGCTGGGAGCCGTACCGCGCGGGGCAGTTCGGCATCCTGCACCACGCCACCATCGCGCTGAACCCCAAGGAGGCCGGAGACCCGCGCTGCCGGCCCGTGCTCGACCTGCTCCCGCGCTACCTGGAGAAGGACCGCGTCGTCGCGGTCGGCGAGATCGGCTACGACTCGATGACCCCCGACGAGGACGACGCCTTCGAACGGCAGCTCGCGATGGCCGTCGACCACGAGCTGCCCGCGCTCGTGCACACCCCGCACCGCGACAAGGCCAAGGGCACCCAGCGCACCCTCGACGTCGTCGCCGCGTCCGGCATCGCGCCCGGACGGGTCGCCGTCGACCACCTCAACGAGGTCACCGCGGGGATCGTGCACGACTCGGGCTGCTGGATGGGCTTCTCCATCTACCCCGAGACCAAGATGTCGCCGCCCCGCATGGTGGAGATCCTGCGCGAGCACGGCCTGGAGCGGGTGCTGGTCAACTCCGCCGCCGACTGGGGCGTGTCCGACCCGCTGCTCACCCTGGAGACCGGCAGGGCGATGCTGGAGGCCGGGTTCAGCGAGGACGACGTCGACCGGGTGCTGTGGCGCAACCCCGTGGAGTTCTACGCCCAGTCGGGCCGCCTCGACCTGTCGGGCGTCGGTGCCGGGGCGGCGGAACCCACCTTCGAGGGCAGCTCCATCAAGCGCGGAGGGTCTTGA
- the eboE gene encoding metabolite traffic protein EboE produces the protein MRLRHPGGRALHLSYCTNVHPAEDLDGIVEQLDTYAVPIRARLGTEVLGLGLWLAAPVAAALAADPALLAGFRRELDARELEVVTLNGFPYRSFQDPVVKHAVYHPDWTTSERLTYTLDLARILAVLLPDDAARGSISTLPLAWRDPWDEDMSHRATRRLDELATGLAAVESATGRVIRVAFEPEPGCVVETTDQAVRALSGVDTDRLGICLDLAHLACAWERPADALRRYAEAGLPIVKVQVSAALESDDPETLREYVEPRFLHQTRNAAGDDADDLDEAFERKLPGPWRVHYHVPLHVAPEAPLGTTVPVLREALAELVGGSEPLCDHFDVETYTWGVLPPALRPQTPGQLAAGIADELDFARAEMRDLGVKA, from the coding sequence ATGCGGCTACGCCACCCCGGTGGACGGGCGCTGCACCTGAGCTACTGCACCAACGTGCACCCGGCCGAGGACCTCGACGGCATCGTCGAGCAGCTCGACACGTACGCGGTGCCGATCCGCGCCCGCCTCGGCACCGAGGTGCTGGGGCTCGGGCTCTGGCTGGCCGCGCCCGTCGCCGCCGCGCTCGCCGCCGACCCCGCGCTGCTGGCCGGGTTCCGCCGCGAGCTGGACGCGCGGGAGCTGGAGGTCGTGACGCTCAACGGCTTCCCCTACCGCTCGTTCCAGGACCCGGTCGTCAAGCACGCGGTCTACCACCCCGACTGGACGACTTCCGAACGGCTCACCTACACCCTCGACCTGGCGCGGATCCTCGCCGTCCTCCTGCCGGACGACGCCGCCAGGGGATCGATCTCCACGCTCCCGCTCGCCTGGCGCGACCCCTGGGACGAGGACATGTCCCACCGTGCCACGCGCAGGCTCGACGAGCTCGCCACCGGGCTCGCCGCCGTCGAGTCCGCCACCGGCCGCGTCATCCGGGTGGCGTTCGAACCCGAGCCCGGCTGCGTGGTGGAGACCACCGATCAGGCCGTGCGCGCCCTGTCCGGCGTCGACACCGACCGGCTCGGCATCTGCCTGGACCTAGCCCACCTGGCGTGCGCCTGGGAGCGGCCCGCCGACGCGCTGCGCCGGTACGCCGAGGCGGGCCTGCCCATCGTCAAGGTCCAGGTCTCCGCGGCCCTGGAGAGCGACGACCCGGAGACCCTGCGCGAGTACGTCGAGCCGCGCTTCCTGCACCAGACCCGCAACGCGGCCGGCGACGACGCCGACGACCTCGACGAGGCGTTCGAGCGGAAGCTGCCAGGACCGTGGCGGGTCCACTACCACGTACCGTTGCACGTCGCACCGGAGGCGCCGCTCGGCACCACCGTTCCGGTGCTCCGCGAGGCCCTCGCGGAGCTGGTCGGCGGCTCCGAGCCGCTCTGCGACCACTTCGACGTGGAGACCTACACCTGGGGCGTGCTGCCACCCGCGCTGCGCCCGCAGACCCCCGGCCAGCTCGCGGCCGGCATCGCCGACGAGCTGGACTTCGCCCGCGCCGAGATGCGCGACCTTGGAGTGAAAGCATGA
- a CDS encoding nucleotide pyrophosphatase/phosphodiesterase family protein: MTSLLVLDVVGLTPRLLAHMPRLRAVADGGFQAELGTVLPAVTCSAQSTFLTGVAPTEHGVVGNGWYFRELGEVFLWRQHNALVGGDKLWHAARRERPGFTVANVCWWYAMGADVDWTVTPRPIYRADGRKDPDCYTYPPGLHDELTGKLGTFPLFTYWGPGAGIASSTWICRATEQIMKDHNPDLTLAYVPHLDYDLQRFGPSDPRSAAAASELDTVLAPLLDAAAARGTTVVALSEYGITDVSRPVDINRLLRTEGLLEVYTQDGMEYLDPWTSRAFAVADHQVAHVYVADPADIPAVAKLCAGLPGVAEVLDEEGKARNGLAHSRAGELVLVSEPDAWFTYYYWLDDAHAPDFANLVEIHRKPGYDPAELLFDPADPGAAKRRAGMALLRKKTGMRYTMNVVGLDAGARAIRGSHGRLPDNPLDGPVLLCSDPSVAADRIAATEVKDLLLRLSLS; encoded by the coding sequence ATGACATCGTTGCTGGTCCTCGACGTAGTGGGGCTGACCCCGAGGCTGCTGGCGCACATGCCGAGGCTGCGCGCCGTCGCCGACGGCGGTTTCCAGGCCGAACTCGGCACCGTGCTGCCCGCCGTCACCTGCTCGGCCCAGTCGACCTTCCTCACCGGCGTCGCCCCCACCGAGCACGGCGTCGTCGGCAACGGCTGGTACTTCCGCGAGCTCGGCGAGGTCTTCCTGTGGCGCCAGCACAACGCGCTGGTCGGCGGGGACAAGCTGTGGCACGCCGCCCGGCGCGAGCGGCCCGGTTTCACCGTGGCCAACGTGTGCTGGTGGTACGCGATGGGCGCCGACGTCGACTGGACGGTCACCCCCCGGCCCATCTACCGGGCCGACGGGCGCAAGGACCCCGACTGCTACACCTACCCGCCGGGCCTGCACGATGAGCTCACCGGAAAGCTGGGCACCTTCCCCCTGTTCACCTACTGGGGCCCGGGGGCGGGAATCGCCTCGTCCACCTGGATCTGCCGCGCCACCGAGCAGATCATGAAGGACCACAACCCCGACCTCACCCTGGCGTACGTGCCGCACCTGGACTACGACCTGCAGAGGTTCGGCCCGTCCGACCCGCGCTCGGCCGCCGCCGCCTCCGAGCTCGACACCGTGCTGGCCCCCCTGCTGGACGCCGCCGCCGCGCGCGGGACCACCGTGGTGGCACTGTCGGAGTACGGCATCACCGACGTCTCCCGCCCGGTCGACATCAACCGGCTGCTGCGGACCGAGGGACTGCTGGAGGTCTACACCCAGGACGGCATGGAGTATCTCGACCCCTGGACGTCCCGCGCGTTCGCCGTCGCCGACCACCAGGTGGCCCACGTCTACGTCGCCGACCCCGCCGACATCCCGGCCGTCGCCAAGCTCTGCGCCGGCCTGCCCGGGGTCGCCGAGGTGCTCGACGAGGAGGGCAAGGCGAGGAACGGGCTGGCGCACTCCCGCGCCGGAGAGCTGGTTCTCGTCTCCGAGCCCGACGCCTGGTTCACCTACTACTACTGGCTCGACGACGCCCACGCCCCCGACTTCGCCAACCTGGTGGAGATCCACCGCAAGCCGGGCTACGATCCCGCCGAGTTGCTCTTCGACCCCGCGGACCCCGGTGCCGCCAAGCGCAGGGCGGGTATGGCGCTGCTGCGCAAGAAGACCGGCATGCGCTACACGATGAACGTGGTCGGCCTCGACGCGGGCGCCCGCGCCATCCGGGGTTCGCACGGCCGGCTGCCCGACAATCCCCTCGACGGCCCGGTGCTGCTCTGCTCGGACCCGTCCGTGGCCGCCGACCGGATCGCCGCCACCGAGGTCAAGGATCTGCTGCTCCGGCTCTCCCTGAGCTGA
- a CDS encoding Gfo/Idh/MocA family protein, translating to MSSQSAGRFGLVGSGWRSEFFVRLARQLPERLSVSGVVTRSRERGAEVEAAWGVPTFRSVGEMLAAGRPEFVIPSVPWPVTPEVTKELVELGMPVLAETPPAADLDGLRDLWSVVGSSGLVQVAEQYSYMPGHAARLALVREGVIGQVTSVQISSTHLYHAVSLIRHLLGAGFGETTVTARSFTAPLADPLSRDGWTGDSTPKEAATTIATLEFAEGMGLYDFTDNQWWNPLRARRVVVRGSLGEIVDDRVVRLADPRTPVESQLTRRQTGIDLNLEGRELDHISFDGRVVYRNDHRGAHFSEDDLAVVSLLCRMTSWCRGEAPEPYSLADGCQDHLIGLAIEESLRTATGVTTGREAWAR from the coding sequence ATGAGTTCACAGTCAGCGGGCCGTTTCGGTCTGGTCGGCAGCGGGTGGCGTTCGGAGTTCTTCGTGCGCCTGGCCAGGCAGTTGCCGGAGCGGTTGTCGGTGTCCGGCGTGGTGACCAGGTCGCGTGAGCGCGGCGCCGAGGTCGAGGCCGCCTGGGGGGTGCCGACGTTCCGTTCCGTCGGGGAGATGCTCGCGGCCGGACGTCCCGAGTTCGTCATTCCCTCGGTGCCGTGGCCGGTCACCCCCGAAGTGACGAAGGAACTGGTGGAACTCGGCATGCCGGTGCTGGCGGAGACGCCCCCGGCGGCCGACCTGGACGGGCTGCGCGACCTGTGGTCGGTCGTCGGGTCCAGCGGCTTGGTGCAGGTCGCCGAGCAGTACTCGTACATGCCGGGGCACGCGGCGAGGCTGGCGCTCGTCCGCGAGGGGGTCATCGGGCAGGTGACCTCCGTGCAGATCTCCTCGACGCACCTCTACCACGCCGTGTCCCTGATCCGGCACCTGCTCGGGGCCGGTTTCGGCGAGACCACGGTGACGGCCAGGTCGTTCACCGCCCCACTGGCCGACCCGCTGTCCAGGGACGGCTGGACGGGCGACTCCACGCCGAAGGAGGCGGCCACCACGATCGCCACCCTGGAGTTCGCCGAGGGGATGGGACTCTACGACTTCACCGACAACCAGTGGTGGAACCCGCTGCGCGCCCGGCGCGTCGTCGTCCGGGGATCGCTGGGCGAGATCGTGGACGACCGCGTGGTGCGCCTGGCCGACCCGAGGACCCCGGTGGAGTCGCAGCTCACACGGCGCCAGACCGGGATCGACCTGAACCTGGAGGGCCGCGAGCTGGACCACATCAGCTTCGACGGGCGCGTGGTCTACCGCAACGACCACCGGGGCGCGCACTTCTCCGAGGACGACCTGGCCGTCGTCTCGCTCCTGTGCCGGATGACGTCCTGGTGCCGGGGTGAGGCCCCGGAGCCCTACTCCCTGGCCGACGGCTGCCAGGACCATCTGATCGGCCTGGCGATCGAGGAGTCACTGCGTACCGCGACCGGTGTCACCACCGGCCGCGAGGCCTGGGCACGGTAG
- a CDS encoding RidA family protein yields MAIKLFNPDGLPKPDVYRQLSIAEGSRIVFLAGQVARDAEGRPVGAGDFAAQVEQAYLNIGRAMTEIGGSFDDVAKLTIYVVDWSPEKYPLLGEGVARAAEKLGVDPVKPITLLGVSALGEPDIMVEVEAIAVLD; encoded by the coding sequence ATGGCCATTAAGCTGTTCAATCCGGATGGGCTGCCGAAACCAGATGTATATCGGCAGCTTTCGATCGCGGAGGGATCCAGGATCGTGTTCCTGGCCGGCCAAGTGGCCCGCGATGCCGAAGGTCGTCCGGTGGGCGCCGGTGACTTCGCCGCGCAGGTGGAGCAGGCCTATCTGAACATCGGCAGGGCGATGACCGAGATCGGTGGATCGTTCGACGATGTGGCGAAGCTGACGATCTATGTCGTCGACTGGAGCCCCGAGAAGTACCCGCTGCTGGGCGAGGGGGTCGCCCGTGCCGCCGAGAAGCTGGGGGTGGACCCGGTGAAACCCATCACGCTGCTCGGTGTTTCGGCGTTGGGCGAGCCGGACATCATGGTCGAGGTTGAGGCCATCGCGGTGCTGGACTAG
- a CDS encoding ParB N-terminal domain-containing protein gives MIVRKEESMDPVYAAAKKLIPLDVVHPDSCHGGLLSEIVKVPISRIRVSGSPRTTGENLRHISALAEISSDLPPIVVHRRTMTVIDGVHRLRAAERGGASFMSVVFFNGDEREAFVLAVRLNSGHGLPLSLADRKAAAIRMLTDFPDWSNRRLGEVAGLSDKTIAALRRRPGAEIPHPTSVRLGRDGVAYPIAAAEGRSRALAFLEANPETSAREVALAASISLTTAKDVRRQLRGAEEEQGKATGPDDGRTRDGESGGRAVEKRSSGVRPELPDLSVVVQRLRADPSLRFTEVGRKMLRMLDVSTSHPADWTSMATNLPIHCAPMLAELARHQAKGWQILAESLTERVNSRDVGA, from the coding sequence TTGATCGTCAGGAAGGAAGAATCGATGGATCCAGTTTATGCAGCCGCAAAAAAATTGATACCGCTCGACGTGGTCCACCCTGACTCATGCCATGGTGGACTTCTATCTGAGATCGTTAAAGTTCCGATAAGCCGAATCCGCGTCTCGGGTTCGCCGAGAACGACTGGCGAGAACCTACGGCACATCAGTGCACTCGCTGAGATTTCCTCCGATCTGCCGCCGATAGTGGTTCACCGAAGAACAATGACGGTCATCGATGGCGTGCATCGGCTCAGAGCCGCTGAGCGCGGCGGCGCCTCGTTCATGAGTGTCGTGTTCTTCAACGGCGATGAGCGGGAAGCCTTCGTGCTGGCGGTCCGGCTGAACAGTGGCCACGGTCTGCCGCTCTCCCTGGCCGACCGCAAGGCCGCGGCCATCCGCATGCTCACCGACTTCCCGGACTGGTCCAACCGGCGGCTGGGTGAGGTCGCGGGCCTGTCGGACAAGACGATCGCCGCGCTCCGGAGAAGGCCGGGTGCGGAAATTCCGCACCCGACCTCAGTGAGACTGGGGCGTGACGGGGTGGCCTACCCGATCGCGGCGGCCGAAGGTCGTAGTCGTGCGCTGGCTTTCCTCGAAGCGAATCCTGAGACATCGGCGCGGGAGGTGGCGCTCGCCGCGAGCATCTCGCTCACCACGGCGAAGGACGTGCGAAGACAGCTGCGCGGTGCCGAAGAGGAACAGGGGAAGGCGACGGGGCCGGACGACGGACGGACCCGGGACGGTGAGTCCGGCGGCCGCGCGGTCGAGAAACGTTCCAGCGGGGTGCGCCCGGAGCTCCCGGACCTGTCGGTCGTGGTCCAGCGGCTGCGAGCCGATCCTTCGCTCAGGTTCACCGAGGTGGGCCGAAAAATGCTGCGGATGCTGGATGTCTCGACATCACATCCGGCGGACTGGACGTCGATGGCGACCAACCTTCCGATCCACTGCGCACCGATGCTCGCGGAGCTGGCGCGGCACCAGGCCAAGGGCTGGCAGATCCTGGCGGAGTCACTGACCGAACGTGTCAATTCCCGGGACGTCGGCGCTTAA
- the asnB gene encoding asparagine synthase (glutamine-hydrolyzing), whose translation MARLSEGLIMCGITGFVDFESDLRLHRATIEAMTETMALRGPDDGGTWIAPHAALGHRRLAVIDPAGGAQPMVRGNAVLVYSGEVYNFRELRRELTAKGHRFTTNSDTEVVAIAYLEWGEDFVNRLNGMFGFAIWDTEKEQLLLVRDRVGVKPVYYYPTKHGIAFGSEPKAILANPAVPRKVNPDGFSSFLMLQANMSGQTLFDGMYELQPGEYLRVSRNGIDKRRYWRLEARPHEDDLETTVAKVRSLMEDIVERQLVSDVPLGMLLSGGVDSSLLTALAAQVNGDDVLHSFSIDFVGYSDSFNAAADGLRTTDDGPFIQQVVDYVGCLHKSVAVDTHGLSDRDVRREVLASWDLPNHLGDMDVSLYLLFRAVREYCTVAISGEGADEVFGGYPWVHDDKVLDIPIYPWMAFQVLRGTPGPFSLFSSDVIERTGMMERLGGMYAEGLAEVPRLDGESPRDARMREVNYLDLTRFMRALLDRKDRMSMALGLEVRVPFCDHRLIEYMFNVPWSMKSRNGVGKWLLREAAGDLLPESVLQRPKSAFPATLDTGYDEMLRKGLKSIVDNGDDEPIRPFINPEAAQQIIDGTDSAGGGTWNRLRTESVLRANAWIKEYQVDMSPLS comes from the coding sequence GTGGCTCGATTGTCGGAAGGTTTAATCATGTGTGGAATAACCGGCTTCGTGGATTTCGAGTCGGATCTTCGCCTGCACCGCGCGACAATCGAGGCGATGACGGAGACGATGGCACTGCGCGGGCCCGACGACGGCGGCACGTGGATAGCGCCGCACGCGGCGCTCGGCCATCGGCGGCTCGCCGTCATCGACCCCGCCGGCGGGGCACAACCGATGGTGCGGGGCAACGCGGTCCTGGTCTACAGCGGTGAGGTGTACAACTTCCGCGAGCTGCGACGTGAGCTCACGGCCAAGGGACACAGGTTCACGACGAACAGCGACACGGAGGTTGTCGCCATCGCCTATCTCGAATGGGGCGAGGACTTCGTGAACCGCCTCAACGGGATGTTCGGGTTCGCCATCTGGGACACGGAAAAGGAGCAGTTGCTGCTGGTCAGGGACCGGGTCGGCGTGAAGCCCGTCTACTACTACCCGACGAAACACGGCATCGCCTTCGGCTCCGAGCCGAAGGCGATTCTCGCCAACCCCGCGGTACCCCGGAAGGTGAACCCGGACGGGTTCAGTAGTTTCCTCATGCTCCAGGCGAACATGAGCGGGCAGACGCTGTTCGACGGGATGTACGAACTGCAGCCCGGTGAGTATCTGCGGGTGAGCAGGAACGGGATCGACAAGCGGCGTTACTGGCGGCTGGAGGCCCGGCCCCACGAAGACGACCTGGAGACGACCGTCGCGAAGGTGCGGTCGCTCATGGAGGACATCGTCGAGCGACAGCTGGTGTCCGATGTCCCGCTCGGCATGCTCCTGTCGGGAGGTGTCGACTCCAGCCTGCTCACCGCGCTCGCCGCCCAGGTGAACGGCGATGACGTCCTGCATTCGTTCTCGATCGACTTCGTGGGGTACTCGGACTCCTTCAACGCCGCCGCGGACGGGTTGCGCACCACCGATGACGGCCCGTTCATCCAGCAGGTGGTGGACTACGTCGGCTGCCTGCACAAGTCCGTGGCCGTCGACACACATGGGCTCAGCGACCGGGATGTCCGTCGCGAGGTGCTCGCGTCATGGGATCTGCCCAACCATCTCGGCGATATGGACGTCTCGCTCTATCTGCTGTTCCGCGCCGTGCGTGAGTACTGCACCGTCGCGATATCCGGCGAAGGCGCCGACGAGGTCTTCGGGGGCTACCCGTGGGTGCACGACGACAAGGTTCTCGACATTCCGATATACCCCTGGATGGCTTTCCAGGTGCTGCGGGGGACACCGGGCCCGTTCAGTCTGTTCAGCTCCGACGTGATTGAGCGGACGGGCATGATGGAGCGGCTCGGCGGCATGTACGCCGAGGGGCTGGCCGAGGTTCCCCGGCTCGACGGCGAATCACCTCGGGACGCACGCATGCGTGAGGTGAACTACCTGGACCTCACCCGGTTCATGCGGGCACTGCTCGACCGGAAAGACCGCATGAGCATGGCCCTGGGGCTTGAGGTCCGGGTCCCCTTCTGCGACCACCGGCTGATCGAGTACATGTTCAACGTTCCGTGGTCGATGAAGAGCCGGAACGGCGTCGGAAAGTGGCTGCTGCGTGAGGCCGCGGGCGATCTTCTGCCGGAGTCGGTGCTCCAGCGTCCGAAATCGGCCTTCCCGGCGACGCTCGACACCGGATATGACGAAATGCTCCGCAAGGGCCTGAAGAGCATTGTGGACAACGGAGACGACGAACCGATTCGTCCCTTCATCAACCCCGAGGCGGCACAGCAGATCATCGACGGCACCGATTCGGCCGGCGGTGGAACCTGGAACCGCCTGCGCACCGAAAGCGTGCTTCGAGCCAACGCCTGGATCAAGGAATACCAGGTGGATATGAGCCCACTGTCCTGA